The following proteins are co-located in the Solanum pennellii chromosome 8, SPENNV200 genome:
- the LOC107028939 gene encoding nucleosome assembly protein 1;2-like — protein sequence MSDQVNTSDATIALSAEDRADLVNAIKNKLHDLTRDHSAFLDKFPKNIRMRVDVLREIQSQYNELEAQYLEEKAALEAKFHKLYEPLYNKRCEIVNGVGEAGDESTVGEETNESAGDKGIPHFWLLAMKNNEIIAKEITEKDEDALQYLKDIKRNRLDDANGFKLEFFFETNPYFSNNVLTKTYHMISEDEHILENAIGTEIEWFPGKCLTQKILKKKPKKGSNDTKLIIKTEECESFFHFFDPPQLPEDAEELDEETAELLQGQMEQDYEIGSTIREKIIPHAVSWFTGEAVPIDDEEEEGDDDDEEEEDYAEENDEEEDDENEDEKGNEENVKAKH from the exons ATGAGTGATCAGGTCAACACATCTGATGCCACTATTG CTCTCTCTGCTGAGGATCGTGCAGATCTTGTCAATGCCATAAAG AATAAGCTTCATGATTTGACAAGGGATCACTCTGCTTTTCTCGATAAATTTCCGAAAAACATTAGGATGCGTGTTGATGTCCTCAGAGAGATTCAG AGCCAATATAATGAATTAGAGGCACAGTACCTTGAGGAGAAGGCAGCTTTGGAAGCAAAGTTCCACAAGTTGTATGAGCCACTTTACAACAAG CGATGTGAGATTGTGAATGGCGTGGGTGAAGCTGGAGATGAAAGTACAGTAGGAGAAGAAACAAATGAATCAGCAGGAG ATAAAGGTATTCCCCATTTCTGGTTGCTGgcaatgaaaaataatgaaataatcgCGAAAGAG ATTACTGAGAAGGATGAAGATGCCCTCCAGTATCTCAAAGATATCAAACGGAATAGACTTGATGATGCCAATGGTTTTAAGCTTGAATTCTTTTTTGAGACAAATCCCTATTTCAGCAACAATGTGCTGACAAAGACGTATCACATGATCAGCGAAGATGAACATATTCTAGAGAATGCAATAGG GACAGAGATCGAATGGTTTCCGGGGAAATGTTTGACACAGAAGATCCTAAAGAAGAAGCCAAAGAAAGGATCCAACGATACGAAGCTAATCATAAAAACTGAGGAATGTGAaagtttctttcatttttttgatcCACCTCAACTACCTGAGGATGCAGAAGAACTTGATGAGGAAACT GCTGAATTGCTTCAAGGTCAGATGGAACAAGATTATGAGATTGG GTCCACCATTCGAGAAAAGATTATTCCTCATGCTGTGTCTTGGTTTACTGGAGAGGCCGTTCCcattgatgatgaagaagaagaaggtgatgatgatgacgagGAAGAGGAAGATTATGCGgaagagaatgatgaagaagaggaTGATGAGAATGAGGATGAGAAAGGCAATGAAGAAAATGTTAAAGCAAAGCATTAA
- the LOC107028940 gene encoding probable ADP,ATP carrier protein At5g56450, whose amino-acid sequence MAEDDGEGEQKGAAELIPRKSEPSNRWATFNRDLMAGAVMGGAVHTIVAPIERAKLLLQTQESNLSILSGPHRRFKGMLDCIRSIVKEEGVISLWRGNGSSVLRYYPSVALNFSLKDLYRNILHSNFQEGHFLAGSSANFFAGSAAGCTTLVIIYPLDIAHTRLAADLGRYETRQFRGIYHFLRTIHEKDGIRGIYRGLPASLHGMIVHRGLYFGGFDTIKDRMAENSETEVPLWKRWFVAQAVTTSAGLFSYPLDTVRRRMMMQSGLEKPMYRSTFDCWRRIYKTEGFTSFYRGALSNIFRSTGAAAVLVLYDEVKKFMNWSGL is encoded by the exons ATGGCGGAGGATGATGGTGAAGGGGAACAGAAGGGTGCAGCAGAGCTAATTCCAAGAAAATCTGAGCCATCTAATAGGTGGGCAACCTTTAATCGAGATCTAATGGCGGGGGCAGTTATGGGTGGTGCTGTGCACACGATTGTGGCACCAATTGAGCGAGCAAAGCTATTGTTGCAGACCCAAGAAAGCAATCTATCAATCTTGAGTGGTCCTCATAGGAGGTTCAAAGGCATGCTTGATTGCATACGGAGCATTGTTAAGGAAGAAGGGGTTATTTCCCTTTGGAGGGGCAATGGTAGCAGCGTCCTCAGATATTACCCTTCTGTCGCTCTAAACTTCTCTCTAAAG GATCTCTATAGGAATATTTTACATAGCAACTTTCAAGAGGGTCACTTTTTGGCTGGTTCATCGGCTAATTTTTTTGCTGGGTCTGCAGCTGGTTGTACAACATTGGTCATTATTTATCCACTAGATATTGCACATACACGACTCGCAGCTGACCTTGGTCGGTATGAAACTCGTCAGTTCCGTGGCATTTACCACTTTTTGAGGACAATACATGAGAAAGATGGAATTCGAGGCATTTACAGGGGGCTTCCTGCTTCTCTCCATGGAATGATTGTTCATAGAGGGCTTTACTTTGGAGGTTTTGACACCATAAAAGACAGGATGGCTGAAAATTCTGAGACAGAGGTGCCATTATGGAAACGCTGGTTTGTTGCTCAGGCAGTCACAACATCTGCTGGGCTGTTTTCCTATCCTTTAGATACAGTTCGGAGGCGAATGATGATGCAATCTGGCTTAGAAAAGCCAATGTACAGAAGCACATTTGATTGTTGGCGGAGGATTTACAAGACAGAAGgatttacttcattttaccgTGGAGCTCTGTCAAATATTTTCAGAAGTACTGGTGCAGCAGCTGTTTTAGTGTTATATGATGAGGTCAAAAAGTTCATGAATTGGAGTGGATTATAG